From the genome of Nicotiana sylvestris chromosome 2, ASM39365v2, whole genome shotgun sequence, one region includes:
- the LOC104211352 gene encoding uncharacterized protein encodes MAKKRGRPFKNSPLVTVGSAVSATVIADTIECGNTQQIVTPTGPPFTTRSIEVGNASSHTEEKVSLTGTPSVKLFAGNRSAENGMDLSYIAPKVVDGQYVVNLDKLEVENETEKWKNALIVYVIGERPGYNQMHRYIAQHWNNVAEPDLFLHEDGYYIVKFLRLSDLREILYGEPYTINSKPVILKQWSPKFDFNAEFFTEILLWVKFPKLLMNCWGINSLSKMASTLGNPLFVDQCTTKKTRLSYTRILIEVNVTKKFPTEITVDDPSGRQFQQPIEFEWKPEFCSECLKIGHDCMKQKQIGKPVQNQRNKRSRLVPTWVPKNKEQQKKEPIQMEQNEDTDNQAKGKSVVQSTNMNTEGGWT; translated from the exons ATGGCTAAGAAGAGAGGTCGGCCGTTCAAAAATTCACCGCTCGTTACGGTTGGAAGTGCCGTCAGTGCAACTGTCATCGCTGATACCATTGAATGTGGTAATACACAACAAATTGTAACCCCAACTGGGCCACCATTCACGACTAGATCTATAGAAGTGGGGAATGCTAGTTCTCACACAG AGGAGAAAGTAAGTTTGACTGGAACGCCTTCGGTGAAACTCTTTGCTGGAAATAGATCTGCAGAAAATGGTATGGACTTATCCTATATTGCTCCAAAAGTAGTAGATGGTCAATATGTGGTGAATTTAGACAAATTGGAGGTAGAAAATGAGACAGAAAAATGGAAGAACGCTCTGATTGTTTATGTAATTGGGGAAAGGCCAGGCTACAATCAGATGCATCGCTATATTGCCCAACACTGGAATAACGTAGCTGAACCAGATCTATTTTTACATGAAGATGGTTATTACATAGTCAAATTCCTCCGTCTAAGTGATTTACGAGAAATCCTGTATGGCGAGCCTTATACCATTAATAGCAAGCCTGTTATTCTCAAGCAATGGTCGCCGAAATTTGATTTCAATGCAGAATTCTTCACAGAGATTCTATTATGGGTAAAATTCCCTAAACTTCTGATGAATTGTTGGGGAATAAATTCTTTGAGCAAGATGGCTAGTACTCTAGGTAATCCTCTGTTTGTTGATCAATGCACCACCAAGAAAACTAGATTGTCTTATACTAGAATATTGATAGAGGTAAATGTAACAAAGAAGTTTCCTACTGAAATAACTGTTGATGATCCGTCTGGTAGACAGTTTCAACAGCCCATTGAGTTTGAATGGAAACCAGAATTTTGCTCAGAATGTTTGAAGATTGGACATGACTGTATGAAGCAAAAACAAATAGGGAAACCAGTGCAAAACCAAAGGAACAAAAGATCTAGACTAGTTCCAACATGGGTACCTAAGAATAAAGAGCAACAAAAAAAGGAACCAATACAGATGGAACAAAATGAAGATACAGATAACCAAGCTAAAGGGAAGAGTGTAGTGCAATCAACAAATATGAATACTGAAGGAGGCTGGACATAG